The following are encoded together in the Pan troglodytes isolate AG18354 chromosome 6, NHGRI_mPanTro3-v2.0_pri, whole genome shotgun sequence genome:
- the LOC738764 gene encoding hyaluronidase-4-like translates to MCNPWVAWLGVLPLFILLTQAALKPAMPPVIKSQPFNIFWAAPTMYCMPFFNMAINLQVFNIISNPLETQSGSKIAIFYPNELGYYPYLSQDGKSFNGGIPQNVSLSEHLRKTADDIGEGVPWWRSEELVVIDWESWKPQWDRNRGSRIIYKNHSLAFTRNHHPYWSEMKVETVAQEEFENAGKNFMNITLTLALEMRPKCLWGFYLYPDCYNYDYRINPETYTGNCPKDEVLRNDQLLWLWEKSAALYPSIHLDKILKSSLNALKFVHYQVREAMRVAEMARHDYVLPVFIFSRPFYLHRTEALSQEDLVHTIGESAALGAAGVILWGGYEYSASKENCLSVQQSIRGPLGHYAVNVTSAAKLCSQSLCNNHGRCIRKTPESSFYLHMPESSGKEYVLNKSFRFIISENNKQKTIKDMKNGFVCHCYYGWHGPSCHDNSSDLLRVMNKAPTVNFNLLVFLSMASSVILLKKILALTTMPIFP, encoded by the exons ATGTGTAACCCATGGGTGGCGTGGTTAGGAGTGCTACCACTCTTTATCCTATTAACTCAGGCAGCCCTCAAACCAGCAATGCCTCCGGTGATCAAGAGCCAGCCTTTCAACATTTTCTGGGCAGCCCCAACAATGTATTGTATGCCTTTCTTCAACATGGCTATAAATCTTCAAGTATTTAACATTATATCAAATCCTTTAGAGACTCAGAGTGGGTCAAAAATCGCCATATTTTATCCAAATGAATTAGGGTATTACCCTTACTTATCTCAAGATGGAAAATCCTTTAATGGAGGAATACCGCAGAATGTGAGCCTTTCTGAACACCTTAGGAAAACTGCTGATGACATTGGAGAAGGTGTCCCTTGGTGGAGATCAGAAGAACTTGTTGTTATTGACTGGGAAAGTTGGAAACCCCAATGGGATAGAAATCGGGGCAGcagaataatatataaaaaccaCTCTTTAGCCTTCACTAGAAACCATCATCCTTATTggtcagaaatgaaagtggaaacAGTTGCCCAAGAGGAATTTGAAAATGCTGGAAAAAATTTCATGAACATTACTCTCACATTGGCTTTAGAAATGAGACCAAAATGTTTATGGGGCTTTTATCTCTATCCAGACTGCTACAATTATGATTACAGAATAAATCCAGAGACGTACACAGGTAATTGTCCAAAGGATGAAGTTCTCCGCAATGACCAACTCCTGTGGCTGTGGGAAAAAAGCGCAGCACTTTATCCTTCAATACATTTGGATAAAATACTGAAGTCAAGCTTAAATGCTTTGAAATTTGTTCACTATCAAGTTAGAGAAGCCATGAGGGTTGCTGAAATGGCTAGACATGACTATGTTttgccagtttttattttttccagaccATTTTATTTGCATCGTACTGAAGCTCTGTCACAG GAGGACTTAGTGCATACAATTGGCGAAAGTGCCGCATTGGGGGCAGCAGGAGTAATATTGTGGGGAGGATATGAATATTCTGCTTCAAAG GAGAACTGCTTATCTGTGCAGCAATCTATCCGAGGGCCTTTGGGCCATTATGCTGTGAATGTGACATCTGCAGCCAAGCTCTGCAGTCAGAGTCTATGTAACAATCATGGAAGATGTATTCGAAAAACACCTGAGTCCTCCTTCTATCTGCATATGCCTGAAAGCAGTGGTAAGGAATATGTTCTAAACAAGAGTTTCAGATTCatcatttctgaaaataataaacagaagACAATAAAAGACATGAAGAATGGATTTGTGTGTCACTGCTATTACGGCTGGCATGGACCGTCTTGTCATGATAACTCTTCAGATCTCCTAAGAGTGATGAATAAGGCTCCTACTGTTAACTTCAATTTATTAGTTTTTCTCAGTATGGCTTCTTCTGTGAttctgctaaaaaaaattttagcccTTACTACAATGCCAATTTTTCCTTGA